From Kogia breviceps isolate mKogBre1 chromosome 2, mKogBre1 haplotype 1, whole genome shotgun sequence, one genomic window encodes:
- the ABCB6 gene encoding ATP-binding cassette sub-family B member 6 isoform X1, whose product MVTVGNYCEAEGPAGPVWAKGGLSPCFFFTLVPSTLVGLGALALVPALPCKRLERPGGADAVSWAAGPRVAPYVLQLLLATLQVALPLAGLVGRVGAAQGAPLPGYLLLASVLGTVASACGLGQLVVERSQARQKLAMGVWIKFTHSPGLLLLWTVAFAAENLALMSWNSPQWWWARANLSQQVQFSLWVLRYVVSGGLFVLGLWAPGLRPQSYTLRVNEEDQDVVRSQVQSTEGPPRSTWQDLGRKLRLLSGYLWPRGSPALQFVVLICLGLMGLERGLNVLVPIFYRDIVNLLTQKAPWSSLVWTVIIYVFLKFLQGGGTGSTGFVSNLRTFLWIRVQQFTSRQVELRLFSHLHELSLRWHLGRRTGEVLRIVDRGTSSVTGLLSYLVFNIIPTLADIIIGIIYFSMFFNAWFGLIVFLCMSLYLALTIVVTEWRTKFRRAMNTQENATRARAVDSLLNFETVKYYNAESYEVERYREAIIKYQGLEWKSSASLVLLNQTQNLVIGLGLLSGSLLCAYFVSEQKLQVGDFVLFGTYIIQLYMPLNWFGTYYRMIQTNFIDMENMFDLLKEETEVKDLPGAGPLHFQRGQIEFENVHFSYTDGRETLQDVSFTVMPGQTLALVGPSGAGKSTVLRLLFRFYDISSGCIRIDGQNISQVTQVSLRSHIGVVPQDTVLFNDTIANNIRYGRITAGNDEVKAAAQAAGIHDTIMAFPEGYDTQVGERGLKLSGGEKQRVAIARTILKAPDIVLLDEATSALDTPNERAIQASLAKVCANRTTIVVAHRLSTVVSADQILVIKDGCIVERGRHEALLSRGGVYADMWQLQQQGQEVSEDTKPQTKAW is encoded by the exons ATGGTGACTGTGGGCAACTACTGTGAGGCCGAAGGACCCGCGGGTCCGGTCTGGGCGAAGGGTGGCCTCAGCCCCTGCTTCTTCTTCACGCTTGTACCCTCGACGCTGGTGGGCCTGGGGGCTCTGGCCTTGGTGCCGGCTCTTCCCTGCAAACGTCTGGAGCGGCCAGGTGGCGCTGACGCGGTGTCTTGGGCGGCCGGCCCTCGCGTAGCTCCCTACGTGCTGCAGCTGCTTCTGGCCACACTTCAGGTGGCGCTGCCCCTAGCCGGCCTGGTTGGCCGGGTGGGCGCTGCCCAGGGTGCCCCACTGCCAGGCTACCTATTGCTGGCTTCTGTATTGGGGACTGTGGCCAGCGCCTGTGGCCTGGGGCAGCTCGTGGTGGAACGGAGCCAGGCACGGCAGAAGCTAGCAATGGGCGTCTGGATCAAGTTCACGCACAGCCCGGGTCTCCTGCTCCTCTGGACTGTGGCTTTTGCAGCCGAGAACTTGGCCCTCATGTCTTGGAACAGCCCACAGTGGTGGTGGGCAAGGGCGAACTTGAGCCAGCAG GTTCAGTTTAGCCTGTGGGTGCTGCGGTATGTGGTCTCTGGAGGGCTTTTTGTCCTGGGGCTCTGGGCCCCTGGACTTCGTCCCCAGTCTTACACCTTGCGGGTCAATGAAGAGGATCAAGATGTAGTCAGGAGCCAG GTTCAGTCAACAGAGGGGCCACCACGGTCTACCTGGCAAGACCTTGGCAGGAAACTCCGCCTACTGAGTGGCTACCTGTGGCCTCGGGGGAGTCCAGCTCTGCAGTTTGTTGTGCTCATCTGCCTGGGGCTCATGGGGCTGGAACGGGGACTGAACGTGTTGGTCCCCATCTTCTATAGAGACATAG TGAACTTGCTGACCCAGAAGGCACCTTGGAGCTCCTTGGTCTGGACTGTCATCATCTACGTCTTCCTCAAGTTCCTCCAGGGGGGTGGCACCGGCAGTACAG GCTTCGTGAGCAACCTGCGCACGTTCCTATGGATCCGGGTGCAGCAGTTCACCTCACGGCAGGTGGAGCTGCGCCTCTTCTCCCACCTGCACGAGCTCTCGCTGCGCTGGCACCTGGGGCGCCGCACAGGGGAGGTGCTGCGGATCGTGGACCGGGGCACATCCAGTGTCACGGGGCTGCTCAG CTACCTGGTGTTCAACATCATCCCCACGCTGGCCGACATCATCATTGGCATCATCTACTTCAGCATGTTCTTCAACGCCTGGTTTGGCCTTATTGTGTTCCTGTGCATGAGTCTTTACCTCG CCCTGACCATTGTGGTCACTGAGTGGAGAACGAAGTTTCGACGTGCTATGAACACACAGGAGAACGCTACCCGGGCACGGGCTGTGGACTCTTTGCTAAACTTCGAGACG GTGAAGTATTACAATGCGGAGAGTTACGAAGTGGAACGCTATCGCGAGGCCATCATCAAATATCAG GGTTTGGAGTGGAAGTCAAGTGCTTCACTGGTTTTACTAAATCAGACCCAGAACCTGGTGATTGGACTTGGGCTCCTCTCTGGCTCCCTGCTTTGTGCATATTTTGTCAGTGAGCAGAAGCTACAG GTTGGGGACTTTGTGCTGTTTGGCACTTACATCATCCAGCTGTACATGCCCCTCAACTGGTTTGGCACCTACTACAG GATGATCCAGACCAACTTCATTGACATGGAGAACATGTTTGACCTGCTAAAAGAGGAGACGGAA GTGAAGgaccttcctggagcagggccccTTCACTTTCAGAGGGGCCAGATTGAGTTTGAGAATGTGCACTTCAGCTACACCGATGG GCGGGAGACCCTGCAGGATGTGTCCTTCACCGTGATGCCTGGACAGACACTGGCCCTG GTGGGCCCATCAGGAGCAGGGAAGAGCACAGTTTTGCGCCTGCTGTTTCGCTTCTATGACATCAGCTCTGGCTGCATCCGAATAGATGGGCAGAACATTTCACAG GTGACCCAGGTCTCCCTCCGGTCTCACATTGGAGTCGTGCCCCAGGACACTGTCCTCTTCAATGACACCATTGCCAACAATATCCGCTACGGCCGCATCACAGCTGGGAACGATGAGGTGAAGGCTGCGGCTCAGGCTGCAGGCATCCACGACACCATTATGGCTTTCCCTGAAG GGTACGACACGCAGGTGGGTGAGCGGGGACTGAAGCTGAGCGGTGGGGAGAAGCAGCGTGTCGCCATCGCTCGCACCATTCTCAAGGCTCCAGACATTGTTCTGCTGGACGAG GCAACATCCGCGCTGGATACACCTAATGAGAGGGCCATCCAGGCTTCTCTGGCCAAAGTCTGCGCCAACCGCACCACCATCGTGGTGGCACACAG GCTCTCCACTGTGGTTAGTGCTGACCAGATCCTCGTCATCAAGGATGGCTGCATTGTGGAGAGAGGACG GCACGAGGCTCTGTTGTCCCGAGGCGGGGTGTATGCTGACATgtggcagctgcagcagcagggaCAAGAAGTCTCTGAAGACACCAAGCCCCAGACTAAGGCATGGTGA
- the ABCB6 gene encoding ATP-binding cassette sub-family B member 6 isoform X2 yields the protein MGVWIKFTHSPGLLLLWTVAFAAENLALMSWNSPQWWWARANLSQQVQFSLWVLRYVVSGGLFVLGLWAPGLRPQSYTLRVNEEDQDVVRSQVQSTEGPPRSTWQDLGRKLRLLSGYLWPRGSPALQFVVLICLGLMGLERGLNVLVPIFYRDIVNLLTQKAPWSSLVWTVIIYVFLKFLQGGGTGSTGFVSNLRTFLWIRVQQFTSRQVELRLFSHLHELSLRWHLGRRTGEVLRIVDRGTSSVTGLLSYLVFNIIPTLADIIIGIIYFSMFFNAWFGLIVFLCMSLYLALTIVVTEWRTKFRRAMNTQENATRARAVDSLLNFETVKYYNAESYEVERYREAIIKYQGLEWKSSASLVLLNQTQNLVIGLGLLSGSLLCAYFVSEQKLQVGDFVLFGTYIIQLYMPLNWFGTYYRMIQTNFIDMENMFDLLKEETEVKDLPGAGPLHFQRGQIEFENVHFSYTDGRETLQDVSFTVMPGQTLALVGPSGAGKSTVLRLLFRFYDISSGCIRIDGQNISQVTQVSLRSHIGVVPQDTVLFNDTIANNIRYGRITAGNDEVKAAAQAAGIHDTIMAFPEGYDTQVGERGLKLSGGEKQRVAIARTILKAPDIVLLDEATSALDTPNERAIQASLAKVCANRTTIVVAHRLSTVVSADQILVIKDGCIVERGRHEALLSRGGVYADMWQLQQQGQEVSEDTKPQTKAW from the exons ATGGGCGTCTGGATCAAGTTCACGCACAGCCCGGGTCTCCTGCTCCTCTGGACTGTGGCTTTTGCAGCCGAGAACTTGGCCCTCATGTCTTGGAACAGCCCACAGTGGTGGTGGGCAAGGGCGAACTTGAGCCAGCAG GTTCAGTTTAGCCTGTGGGTGCTGCGGTATGTGGTCTCTGGAGGGCTTTTTGTCCTGGGGCTCTGGGCCCCTGGACTTCGTCCCCAGTCTTACACCTTGCGGGTCAATGAAGAGGATCAAGATGTAGTCAGGAGCCAG GTTCAGTCAACAGAGGGGCCACCACGGTCTACCTGGCAAGACCTTGGCAGGAAACTCCGCCTACTGAGTGGCTACCTGTGGCCTCGGGGGAGTCCAGCTCTGCAGTTTGTTGTGCTCATCTGCCTGGGGCTCATGGGGCTGGAACGGGGACTGAACGTGTTGGTCCCCATCTTCTATAGAGACATAG TGAACTTGCTGACCCAGAAGGCACCTTGGAGCTCCTTGGTCTGGACTGTCATCATCTACGTCTTCCTCAAGTTCCTCCAGGGGGGTGGCACCGGCAGTACAG GCTTCGTGAGCAACCTGCGCACGTTCCTATGGATCCGGGTGCAGCAGTTCACCTCACGGCAGGTGGAGCTGCGCCTCTTCTCCCACCTGCACGAGCTCTCGCTGCGCTGGCACCTGGGGCGCCGCACAGGGGAGGTGCTGCGGATCGTGGACCGGGGCACATCCAGTGTCACGGGGCTGCTCAG CTACCTGGTGTTCAACATCATCCCCACGCTGGCCGACATCATCATTGGCATCATCTACTTCAGCATGTTCTTCAACGCCTGGTTTGGCCTTATTGTGTTCCTGTGCATGAGTCTTTACCTCG CCCTGACCATTGTGGTCACTGAGTGGAGAACGAAGTTTCGACGTGCTATGAACACACAGGAGAACGCTACCCGGGCACGGGCTGTGGACTCTTTGCTAAACTTCGAGACG GTGAAGTATTACAATGCGGAGAGTTACGAAGTGGAACGCTATCGCGAGGCCATCATCAAATATCAG GGTTTGGAGTGGAAGTCAAGTGCTTCACTGGTTTTACTAAATCAGACCCAGAACCTGGTGATTGGACTTGGGCTCCTCTCTGGCTCCCTGCTTTGTGCATATTTTGTCAGTGAGCAGAAGCTACAG GTTGGGGACTTTGTGCTGTTTGGCACTTACATCATCCAGCTGTACATGCCCCTCAACTGGTTTGGCACCTACTACAG GATGATCCAGACCAACTTCATTGACATGGAGAACATGTTTGACCTGCTAAAAGAGGAGACGGAA GTGAAGgaccttcctggagcagggccccTTCACTTTCAGAGGGGCCAGATTGAGTTTGAGAATGTGCACTTCAGCTACACCGATGG GCGGGAGACCCTGCAGGATGTGTCCTTCACCGTGATGCCTGGACAGACACTGGCCCTG GTGGGCCCATCAGGAGCAGGGAAGAGCACAGTTTTGCGCCTGCTGTTTCGCTTCTATGACATCAGCTCTGGCTGCATCCGAATAGATGGGCAGAACATTTCACAG GTGACCCAGGTCTCCCTCCGGTCTCACATTGGAGTCGTGCCCCAGGACACTGTCCTCTTCAATGACACCATTGCCAACAATATCCGCTACGGCCGCATCACAGCTGGGAACGATGAGGTGAAGGCTGCGGCTCAGGCTGCAGGCATCCACGACACCATTATGGCTTTCCCTGAAG GGTACGACACGCAGGTGGGTGAGCGGGGACTGAAGCTGAGCGGTGGGGAGAAGCAGCGTGTCGCCATCGCTCGCACCATTCTCAAGGCTCCAGACATTGTTCTGCTGGACGAG GCAACATCCGCGCTGGATACACCTAATGAGAGGGCCATCCAGGCTTCTCTGGCCAAAGTCTGCGCCAACCGCACCACCATCGTGGTGGCACACAG GCTCTCCACTGTGGTTAGTGCTGACCAGATCCTCGTCATCAAGGATGGCTGCATTGTGGAGAGAGGACG GCACGAGGCTCTGTTGTCCCGAGGCGGGGTGTATGCTGACATgtggcagctgcagcagcagggaCAAGAAGTCTCTGAAGACACCAAGCCCCAGACTAAGGCATGGTGA